Genomic segment of Panicum virgatum strain AP13 chromosome 9N, P.virgatum_v5, whole genome shotgun sequence:
GAGCGAGTTATCACAATATTTAGCTCAAGCAGGGAAACTAATACTGTTGACGATGCTGAAGATAAGGTTTGCCCTGCTCAGGATGCTCTCTTTAGAGTTCATGAGAGGCTTGCTTCTGATGAGGGTCCAGGGAATGAAGACAGCGAAGAAGTTGTACCTCAAGTTACTGTTCGTTTGCTTGTGCCATCAGACCAGATCGGATGCATTATTGGCAAAGGTGGGCATATCATCCAAGGAATCCGCAGTGAGACTGGTGCGCAAATACGCGTGCTTAGTAATGATCATATTCCAGCATGTGCCATTAATGGTGATGAACTTCTCCAGGTTGGTGGCCCACGTCAATTCCTGCATTACCTAAACAAGTGGTACTATATAGGCATGTCTGTGTCTAAATTTACTTTTTGCGTAATATTGGTGGTATATGTAGCTTTGTTAAATGTCTGCAGCATTTGATTGTCATCAAAACATGAAGATGTAATGGAATTCTAAGTTTTGCTGTCTGTGCAATTAGTTAATATTTACTGACAATGCTTCCAATATTTTGGACACCAGATATCCGGGGATGCCGTAGTTGTCAGAAGGGCTCTTCGTCAAGTGTCATCTCGCCTCCATGACAACCCATCTAAGTCACAGCATCTTTTTGCATCCAGCTTGACCCAACCTTATGCAGGGAGCTCCCACCTTGGTAGTTCCTCCGCTGCACCTGTTGTTGGGATTACTCCTGTAATTCCTGCTTTTGGAGGATACAAAGGTGATGTTGCAGGAGATTGGCCCTCTGTATATCAACCTCGGAGGGATGAGAGCTCTGCAAAGGAGTTTTGTTTGCGTTTACTCTGTGCTGCTGTGAATGTGGGAGGTGTAATTGGGAAGGGCGGTGGAATTATCAAACAGATTAGGCAGGAATCTGGGGCTTTTATTAAAGTGGATAGCTCCAATTCAGGTGCTGAAGATGACTGCATAATTACAGTTTCTGCAAAAGAGGTGAGCTCTTCCTCCTATTGGCATGCTTTTATTGTGCCTCCTTATTCTTTATTGTGTTTCCTGAccagctgttttttttttttcatgcagTTCTTTGAAGATCCTGTCTCTCCGACAATTGATGCTGCAGTTCGTTTGCAGCCTAGGTGCAGTGAGAAAAGTGATGCAGaatcagcagagccatcatacACAACACGCTTGTTAGTGTCCACATCACGTATTGGGTGCCTAATTGGCAAAGGTGGTTCAATCATTACTGAGATACGGAGAACAACAAGAGCCACCATACGCATTCTTTCAAAGGAAAATGTTCCAAAGGTAGCAGCAGAAGATGAAGAGATGGTTCAGGTATCAGTTTGGACTTTCTGATGTTCTTCATTTTTTTGAGTCTCTTCTGCAGTTGTGCTATAGCAAAAGTTACATCATATTTTTCCTGTGCACCAGATCAGTGGAGGCCTTGATGTTGCAAGACATGCTCTTGTGCAAATAGCTACAAGGCTGAAAGCCAATTTCTTTGAAAGAGAGGGTGCTTTATCTGCATTTCCACCTGTGATCCCTTATCATCCTTTGCCTGCTGGTGTTTCAGACGAGCCAAAGTATCTAAGCAGAGACACGAAGCCTGTCGGGCATTATCTATATTCTAGTGGTTTTCGTGCATCAGATGATATGATTCCTTCTGACAGATATGGAAGTTATAGCAGCTCCCAGGTATAACATATGCCATGCTGTATTCTTTGCTATGCATGTTGGCAGCTTACTAATCAAGTTTTTTTATTCCCACTATCAACTAAACCTTCTCTAGGCACCTGGAGGCGGATATGGGGCTTACAGTGGGTACAGTGGCCGCTCAACCGGCAGTGGGTAAGGATAGCCATTTTTTTATCCACCAGTaataaaaattgaatttgatacATAATTGAGTACAGCTACTTTTCATTTATCTTTTATTGAAGATTGTGCTTACTCAGCTCCTTGTAATTGACAAATAACGTACATCAGGTTGTCTGGTCATAGTTCTCTTCCCTATGGAAAGCGTCATGGTTATTAGGATCTAGATTTGTTGAATAACTCAGGTATGGTTCTTCAATTTTGTCTTGACTTGTAAGAATGATTATGTGattgtgccttgcttgccttAATGCTTTCCTGCCTTTTTAACACATTTAAACCAGCTCAGCTATCTTCTGATGGACCTGTTCTTTTCACCTTTGCCCCCCTGCTCCCCTCCCGCACTAAAAACAGCCAAGACAATGAAGTTCGGAGCCTGCTTATTGGAGCCCCTTCCCAAACCAGATGACCAAGAGTATTGCCCATCCTGGAAGCTTTGCTTAAGAGGACCTGTCTGGATGCCATAGACCATTGATTTTCCTCACACTACATTACTTATATCTTCCACCGGGCCTGTGTTTGTAACCCTACCGTAAATTTTCCGAACCTATGTATTGATGAAGGTCGCATTTGAGATTGCGTGTATTACTCGTTTGAGACCTGCTTCAGTTTAGCGGCTTTTGTTGAAATACATGCTTCCTATGTGCCACCCAAAAGCCAGGAAGATTTACTTGAGAAAAAAAACCCTAGGGAGATGTTACTTGTCATTCTTTGAGATGCAGGTTACTTCTCAGTGGTATGTGCGACTGCCATCCTTAAAAGTAACACTAGAACCACATGCCATTCTTGAAAGTAGCACCAGAGATCAATACCAGCCTTGTTCCTGTTGGCTGACATTTCACAAGATGATTGCACCACCGCAACTTGCAACATCCTTATGATACTCAAATGAGCTTGAAATATACTATAGCATAGAAAAACATTTATGTATTTcaactgatgttttggagcaCAAAAGTTTTAATTGGTTATAGATTTTATTATGTACTTTGTGTGACAGCTAAGAGCTTAACTGCAGATAGCTGGGAACTTAGCATGGATTGGTTTATATCACAATGACCTTGAAATGCACTAGGAAATCTCATGATCTTACTGAACCTTCTGACCTCTCAGTCTCATGCATGTGTTGTTCTGATGCTTAAATAAGTGTTGGTGATTTAATGGTGGTTATGCACTTGTCATGTTGGCTGAACTGTATGCTAAAGTCTACCTAACTGAAGGTATCAGTTTTAGTCACAGGAAGCAGTTCACGTGGTGAAGACACCCCCAATGTTTTGCAGGTTGACAATGTATTTTATCTAGATGCTAGAAGTTTACAGGACTAGGTAACCATATGAGCTCCTTGACATCTGCAGTAGGAATCTTGTTAACTCGTGATGGTGCAGGAACATACAAAAGGTAAGCAACTATTGCAGGCATTGTACACGGCTGAAAGGAACCAACCCTTGGAGTTGCACATAATTGCTATCATACCATGCATCATACCTAGCTCAAGTTGTATCATAAGGTCATTGGTGGGGTAACTGTTGTATGTCTGTGTGCCATTTCTAATGGTGCTATATTGATCGGCAAAGTTTGTTTTAGAATGAATTCAGTTTGGTGTTATACCATTCAGTTAACTGGCCTGTGTTAAACTGGTCCTCCCATTTTGCGCATTACCTGGAGCAATTTGGATTGGAGCAACGTGCTTTATTTTGGCGATGGTCTTGATAATTTAATGAATTTGGATAACATATTCAGGTTTTGGATAGTTTGTACCATGGTACTTTGGCAACGTGCTGGTACGGATTGGCGTTGTCGTTTATAGACAAGGTGTTTCTGGTTTCATCGTTTTTGGCCCTAGTGGCGTCTGGCTCTGTACCTTGACAAGGTATGTTGATGCCGGCGTATGGTGCATTTTTACTTATTTTTACATTTTAAATTTCTTTTTGTTTGCCTAGCTATGGCTTCCGATTGTCCTAGTCTTATTTTTCTCTATCTTTAtctcaactttttttttatttctaaagCAATTAATGATTCCTTGGTCTAATCGGAATTCCAATCTAAATAAGGACAATTAGTACCTCACGAGGTTATAGCACGACATGTACATGGACTGAATTAAAAGATCATAAAGTTTGTGGTCTTGTATAGATCTAGGTAATAAAATTTATTATCCGTAGCAATGCAATAATAAAACCACGTGGGCCAAGTGTCCTTCGTtcaaaagttaaaaaaaaaaagagaaggcaAGGTGCTAAGTTAAGAACACAAGTATGCCCAGCCTTCTAGCCACAAGCGGGTGGGCGTGGTGCACATCCTGCGGATAAGCGCACATGCTCAAAATCGAGAATTTGGGATTGGATGGCCAAGGAGCATATCGCTCTTGGACGAGCATCTCACTTTGTACATTGATCATGAGAACGAAGATGGTGACATGGTGTAATCGGTGATGGTTGCTACGAGGTGGACGCATTATGGTTATGGCCTGGTGCAGAAATTTCGGAAAAAAAATGGTATGATGCGAGATGTCACAATCCATAGCACGACATATATATTTCAAGTAGTGAGTTATAATGCGAAAGGTCCTCTAGCTGATTTGGTAGCACTTCTCAGATCCTGGGTTTGACTTCTGGTAGTAAGTTATAACATCTGGTTCACTGCACGCCTGTTCCAGCAATTCCGGGTTGTCCTTGGTTAAGCATAGAGCAAAATTAGTTGATTTTTTGAGACCAGTTTTAGGGCGAACAATTTGGTTGTTCGAGAAGCAATCTAGCCAGTAGTTAACAAACGATTATACATTGcgctcctcttcatcttgcaTAACTCCCTCTCAAAATGCAAGAAAATTTTTGCTAAGGATCTAAACAACACTCTTGGTTTATATATGCTACAGAAAATGGCAAGTGTGAAATCTGATAGTCAATTAAGTTACTAATATTGTGCTCCTTTTCTACACTGACGCGATCTTGCACAACTCTCTCTCAAAATCCAAGAATTTTTTGCTAAGGATCTAAACACACTCTTGGTTTATATATGCTACACAGAAATGGCAAGTATGAAATCTGATAATCAATGAAGTTATGATAAGAAATAAAGTAAGTAGACTATATACAGCAAAGGCCTATTAGCTCAGTTGGTTAGAGCGTCGTGCTAATAACGCGAAGGTCGCAGGTTCGAGACCTGCATGGGGCCATATATCTTTTTTTAATCACACGGTCATGTTTGTTTTTTCTACCCTCGtttattttataattgttgCACCGCTAGCCCTCGTCCATTCTCCGTTCCATGAATGTCATAAGCAATGTATCCATTCTCCGTTCCATGAATGTCATAAGCAATATATATAGAACTGCGCATAGTCATGTGAGAGCCACGCAGAGTTAGGCAGCACCGGCGGCTATCGTCATATCGGCATAAAATATATGCAAATTTGAAGATCATTCATTGTATTACTTTGTCAGACATGGAAAGTATTGTATCAGAAAACTCATCCTAGAGCCGTCGCATGTAACAAGCATGAGGTTTAGTGGGGGACTAAAAGGAGAGATTTACGCTACATGACataagatgtttttttagtgtTTTCCTTAATGGACGTTATATATTGGACAAGGACTATTGTTCTTCAAGAATGGAAACGAATTAGCAATGATGAATCCCATAACAATATTTCAGTGAAAAAAACTGTTGGCTGCTTAGGAAATAACTCGAAGAGTTGTCTTAATTAGAGTTAAAAAACATTTGGCTATTAGTGAAAATTCTAGGGAAGGATAGTATTTGCAGGCCATTCACacgcacacacaaaaaaaaaacactagaaAATATTAAAAATCTCGTAGTGATGAATCACAGGCGGCGCTATATGCAAACAAACATGCATAGATGATTGGGATGACACGTGTGGCGTCGGATGTGGTGAACGAGTGCGGCACGAGCTTATTCGAAACCTATGAACTCGTAGACGCCACGTTACTCCCTTTTAGGCCTTTCGAGTTTCACAGATATGGTACGGTGGACCTTTGTCCGGCCCATATATATGCCGACTTCACTCACTAGCTACAACTAGACGTGCTAGGTAGCGACTGATTTACTACATCTGTTGCACGAGGCAGATGTGTGTGGCTTCTAGCGTCCACACACCCTTACTACTGTAGCCGCATTTGTGTGAGGCTAAGATCGTTGGACTTGCCAATTCAATCAAAATCCGGGTACTAGCTTGTATCTCAAGCAGGCCATGCAACTTTAGAAATTAAAGAAAGAAGGATTAAAACGTTTTCCCCTTTTCTTCCAGTGCCATCCTGCGTTACTGTAAGCATACAACTTTTCAGGATTGGTTTTGAGCATTATTATAAATAAAAGGCACTAATTAATAGTGTAGCTTCCGTCCCCATGTCACATGTCACATATTATTAAGCCGCAAAAATGGAAGAAAACCCCCCAAAGATACGGTTCGTTCACAGCCGACCCGCTTCGAGGCTTCGACAACGCATATGGATAGCGACGTCTGCAGAGTGGACAGAGACCACGTACCTTTCTGTCAGCAAAAGCGACACAGGCCCGTTTAGATCCCAAACACCCCCCATCCAAACTTTTCATCACATCAAAATCatatcgaaatattaaatatagcaaataacccatgcatgaagtactaaatgtaggtaaataaaaaaactaattgcatagttttgatgttcgttgcgagacgaatcttttgagcctagttaggtcatggtaggacaatatttaccataaacaaacaaaaagtgctacagtgctaCACAACTATTCCCGCTTGAGGATAAATTGGTCTTATTTTAATGTGTGACATTATTGAGCTATATTGATTTCTCGTAGTCGCACACACCCAAGAGAATTCCTGTGTCTATCGATGAACACGACTTGCCAAAACGGCCACATGCTAGTGCTGTGCTGGGGGATAATAATTTGATTCTATGGCCACGAGTGGTATGTCGTTTTGTGATTATGGCATTATATTTTCCTCATTCTTTTAGAAAACACTAGGGATATAAACACTCAAGCGCACACACTGCTCACACCTATATGGATACCCATGAGAGACTAGACGGTGGTTAATCTTGATGAAATTATATATATTACACACACGAATTCGTTGTCGACAAGTATGCAGCTCATTGTTAAAAGAACATTTAGCTACCAGCTAATTATTTATTATTTCACCTTCTCTATATATTAATATATAGATCAACTATCCTGCTTCTATAAAAGATATTATGTTTTTTAATAACAATTAGCTGAAAATATGAGAGAAACTTAACATGAAACCGGGCAACCtggttttttaaaaaatgctCATGGTTATAAGaagaaataaataactaaatatTGATCTGTTTGATATAGTTTGTCTTAGAGCAGCAGCTCATGCATATTTTTCATGAACTTCCACGAATGGTATTCATTTTCTATCTTATATTTCTCTTATTGCCTATCCAttagaaatttgatgaaatgatCGGCGGGCGCACCATCAGATGTGAGACTGTCTTCATGAATCTGCAGGTGGTCCCGGCTGGCTCAAATAGATAATAGACTCACATGCGTGCCGAAATCACTGGCTCTATTTTATTGGCTGTGACCGGTGGCTAGTACTGATTTATTGTGAAATAAAAGTACTGTTGGTTGATTGGTGGCGGGTGCTGATTTCGTATAAGAGAAAATACTGCTAGGGGTTCACTGATAAACCAGTTGAACACGGTGACTAACACTAGCATTATGATTGCATTGATGTATGACCAGGACAGGGCTGGCCGCATTGCTCTGGCAACGTACCTATGGGTGGGCCCGATCGAGCTGTCAGCGTCAGACTCTAAATCTACATTGGCAtgacaaataaaaaaaactccacAATTTACTCATACCATAAAGAATAAGGGTAGAGCATCTTCAATATATTACTCCTAACATATTTACTTATTTGATATTTGTATGCTACTATTCTTCACtgtaaatttgatcaaatttatacaacTTTGATTTAGGACAAAACAAAGTGTCTTACATTCCTGGTAGAGGGCGTACTCTATATTTTCTCTCTTAAGCACCAATAACACTTTTTGTATTTTTAGTAATCGGTGTTGTAGCGTATTACTCAAAAGAGATGGTAGAGGAAGGAATTCCCCTACATTTGAGTAAGAAGAAGGCGCGTAATGGTAATTaatcaccaaaaatattttagcGGGTATTGGGGATGGAATTGACAATCTACCCGAATACCTCCCATTATCAAAATGATATTGAGAAGAGAGATGAGTAATTTGTTTAAGATACTGCCTAAACCGAGACAATCAAAATAGCTCCAGCACGTCCCCAGTCAACCCAGCCCAAGCCAACGCCTACATTCGAGAGGCATATAGCCGCCAGAGCTTGTGGTCCTGCGCAAGGTCGGCCCATCAATTCGGTGCCTAGCCTGGATCATCAAGATGATTGGAAATAGTTTCAAGAACGTGCGTTGATCTACGTACTATTATCTATGTGGTTGTAGTACTGCCACATAGTATCTCCGAAAATGGGCCCTTTTAGTTACTGTGTGAGAGCAACACCAAGCGTCCTTAACATTTCCAAAAGCAAGAGCCGAGCACAGTCTTGGTAGCCGGCCACTTAGAGCCGGCAAGGGCCACATTATTAGATCAGTCTCAGTGTACGGTTTCATGACACAATTATTTAGATTGAGAATTAGGTAACTGGGTCAAATGGATTTTAAGACAATGAAACTCTCATCACATCCCATAAAACTCTATCACTCTTTCTTCTTACtatgtcagcaaaattaataatatttaatactataaaactCTTCATGAAACCTAAGACTAGCCTTAGGCCTCCTCCAACAGTTAAAGGAGCTCATAGCTACAGTGTCGGTAAAGTGGAAAAAATTGGCACAGTAAATTTGGGAAGTGAGCGAGCTAGCGCTCCGCGCAGCGCCTACGCTGGTCTCTTCGTTTTGACACTGTTTGGCAGTGTTCATCAATTGGAAAAAATGTAAAAATGCATGAGGTAGCTTAGAGCTATACCGTTGGAGGAGGCTTTAGAGACTTCCCGTTATCATAAATGCCATGGAGCCGCAAGATGGAGAGGGTCTCGTCTATCTCTTTCATCTTGTCGCTTGCAAACGTCACGAGTCGTCGTGACAGGCTGACAGCCGTCTCCCTCCCATAGGTTCCTATTATTTCCTccattttgcaatatatgttcTTTCCACAATTCCTCATGGACCAATTAATATATCCCAATATATCAATACAAAAGGAGCAATAAATTAAATCAGTCTATAATCATATGTCTATCTTTCGAACATGCAAAATCCACCTTAGGTGCTCTATATAGATTGATATTTTTTTTGAGGGCATAGATTGATATTTTCTTTGAAAAGTTACACTTAACATTATTTGAAGTATATATACTCCTGATGAACATATATAGCAATAATCATCATATGGACTTGGAAATGGATATGCCCAAGGCCACATAAGCACACATTACGAAGTCAACAGAGTATTTAGTATCAGAATTTATTCTTGGCTAGCTAGTTTTATCCGGCTTGCCTTTGTTGCCTATTAGGATTTAGGGGTTCAGATTTGATTATAGTGTATCAAAACTAGAATTGTATACGATGTTTTTCTATATCTATTTTAGGAATAACCGATACTTTTCAGTTAGTAGGTCATGTGTCCATCAATAGCGATGCATGTGGTGGCTTCATCAATCTGGATCGGAGTACCATACCATATTATCTTGGAGATACTCATAAGGGTAGGATGTGTGTGCATGTATTCCTAGAGGTCAGTGTGCCTGCGTATATGCACGTAAGCATCTGCATTGTTTGTAC
This window contains:
- the LOC120687915 gene encoding KH domain-containing protein HEN4-like, translated to MAGHRNSNGKRHSDYAENGGGKRRNPGDDFYAPGPDDTVYRYLCASRKIGSIIGRGGEIAKQLRTETQAKIRIGESVPGCEERVITIFSSSRETNTVDDAEDKVCPAQDALFRVHERLASDEGPGNEDSEEVVPQVTVRLLVPSDQIGCIIGKGGHIIQGIRSETGAQIRVLSNDHIPACAINGDELLQISGDAVVVRRALRQVSSRLHDNPSKSQHLFASSLTQPYAGSSHLGSSSAAPVVGITPVIPAFGGYKGDVAGDWPSVYQPRRDESSAKEFCLRLLCAAVNVGGVIGKGGGIIKQIRQESGAFIKVDSSNSGAEDDCIITVSAKEFFEDPVSPTIDAAVRLQPRCSEKSDAESAEPSYTTRLLVSTSRIGCLIGKGGSIITEIRRTTRATIRILSKENVPKVAAEDEEMVQISGGLDVARHALVQIATRLKANFFEREGALSAFPPVIPYHPLPAGVSDEPKYLSRDTKPVGHYLYSSGFRASDDMIPSDRYGSYSSSQAPGGGYGAYSGYSGRSTGSGLSGHSSLPYGKRHGY